Proteins encoded in a region of the Antedon mediterranea chromosome 2, ecAntMedi1.1, whole genome shotgun sequence genome:
- the LOC140040361 gene encoding sodium-dependent phosphate transporter 2-like, with translation MESVSLMMTTMISETTTAYETSIPSSILWMTVLGFILSFILAVGVGANDVANSFATTVGAKILTFFQVCILASIFETAGAVFLGSKVSDTIRKGIFDVSLYEGQEDLLAIGQLSALSGACIWLFIATWLSLPVSATHSIVGAMVGFHLVAKGTQGINWQKFGLIISSWFTSPFLSGLVSAIIFLLYQHFVVKKVEPLEPGLKVLPICYGAIFLVNIFSITFDGPSMIGMGNLPRWAPVVLSLGISILIAGIVWFFVTPWLRRKYKREIIAETQEREHRMEEKIRLSQEVLSQQPIDVETQNGINGKTQNEAENEASTSSDSQDSTSDIQEPTFERGCTIFSRLYATLHPPKKKALPEWLAIQDNLVVKKLCGPLQILSASFASFAHGGNDVSNAVSPFVALWLIHKTGEVSGTTSTPYWILFYGGCGISLGLWLFGKRVLETMGENLTPMTSSSGFTIELGAATTVLTASKLGIPVSTTHCKVGSIIAIGLVRSRKHVDWNLFRNIIFAWIVTLPITASISAFIMYLLQFTL, from the exons aTGGAAAGTGTCTCATTGATGATGACTACAATGATAAGTGAAACCACGACAGCCTATGAAACTTCCATTCCCAGTAGTATATTATGGATGACTGTATTAGGTTTTATACTATCATTTATATTAGCTGTTGGAGTAGGAGCTAATGATGTGGCTAACTCTTTTGCTACAACAGTTGGTGCAaagattttaacattttttcaagtTTGTATCCTTGCATCAATTTTCGAAACTGCTGGTGCTGTTTTCCTCGGATCTAAAGTTTCAGACACGATTAGGAAAGGTATTTTTGATGTGTCGCTATACGAGGGTCAAGAAGATCTACTAGCCATCGGGCAACTATCCGCCCTTAGTG GTGCGTGTATATGGTTGTTTATTGCAACTTGGTTAAGTCTACCTGTTTCTGCAACTCATAGTATTGTGGGTGCTATGGTTGGCTTTCATCTTGTAGCTAAAGGAACACAGGGTATTAATTGGCAGAAGTTTGGTCTTATTA TTTCGTCATGGTTTACCTCTCCATTTCTCTCAGGACTGGTTTCagcaattatatttttactataCCAGCACTTTGTTGTCAAAAAG GTGGAACCATTAGAGCCAGGCCTCAAAGTTCTGCCTATTTGTTATGGAGCTATTTTtcttgtaaacattttttccaTTACATTTGATGGTCCAAGCA TGATCGGCATGGGTAACTTACCAAGATGGGCACCAGTTGTTTTAAGTCTTGGAATAAGTATACTAATTGCTGGTATTGTGTGGTTCTTTGTAACTCCTTGGCTGAGAAGAAAATACAAGC GAGAAATTATTGCTGAGACACAAGAAAGAGAACATAGAATGGAAGAAAAGATAAGACTGTCACAAGAGGTACTATCACAACAGCCAATTGATGTTGAAACTCAAAATG GTATTAATGGTAAAACACAGAATGAAGCTGAGAACGAAGCAAGTACATCATCAG ATTCTCAAGATAGTACAAGTGATATTCAAGAGCCTACTTTTGAGCGTGGATGTACTATTTTCAGTCGACTGTATGCAACACTGCATCCTCCAAAAAAGAAGGCGCTGCCAGAATGGTTAGCTATTCAGGATAATCTAGTTGTAAAGAAACTCTGTGGACCTCTCCAGATATTGTCAGCTTCATTTGCCAGTTTTGCTCACGGCGGTAATGATGTCAG CAATGCTGTGTCTCCCTTCGTTGCGTTGTGGCTGATCCATAAGACAGGTGAAGTCTCCGGTACCACGAGTACACCATATTGGATTCTGTTTTATGGTGGCTGTGGAATCAGTCTTGGGTTGTGGCTATTTGGTAAAAGAGTTCTCGAGACAATGGGTGAGAACCTTACCCCAATGACATCATCAAG tgGTTTTACAATCGAACTAGGAGCTGCCACCACTGTTTTAACAGCCTCCAAGCTTGGGATTCCGGTCTCAACCACACACTGCAAAGTAGGATCCATTATTGCAATAGGTTTAGTTCGATCCAGAAAACATGTTGATTGGAATCTCTTCCGGAATATTATCTTTGCATGGATTGTGACGTTGCCAATAACAGCTAGTATTAGCGcttttataatgtatttattacaatttacactataa
- the LOC140040363 gene encoding limbic system-associated membrane protein-like isoform X2, which translates to MSIIIGSKFYSLSDDNPCATQLPPNMRYQGDNMIQLCKRNEATKGTESSSVPDINNDGRPVIWGTISLEASLGENALLKCNVKNLTNNSKVMWFHKERVRVLYITNKRYDVNNHTRILVDEQKGTYNLQILNVTPGDAGTYVCQIQPKFENKFLDIQPKLNVLVPSTILRIEPNSAIDRKIYFNLGENVYLNCVVNGIPTPNITWTRSDTLLNKTIINGKILLPNIKKSDSGTYICDAVNMVKGRITMDRQHVCVIVN; encoded by the exons ATGAGTATCATAATTGGTTCTAAATTCTATTCCCTTTCGGATGATAATCCTTGTGCAACACAGTTACCTCCAAATATGAGATACCAAGGCGATAACATGATCCAGTTGTGCAAACGAAATGAAGCTACTAAAGGCACAGAGTCTTCATCAGTTCCCGATATAAATAACG atggcCGTCCAGTTATTTGGGGAACTATCTCACTGGAAGCCAGCTTGGGTGAAAATGCTCTTCTGAAATGCAATGTTAAAAATCTTACAAATAATTCCAAAGTAATGTGGTttcacaaagaaaggg TACGAGTACTTTACATTACTAATAAAAGATATGACGTAAACAACCATACTCGGATTTTAGTTGATGAGCAAAAAGGAACTTATAACTTACAAATCCTCAACGTAACACCAGGTGACGCAGGAACTTACGTTTGCCAAATCCAACctaaatttgaaaataagttTCTTGATATTCAACCAAAGCTAAACGTTTTAG TTCCGTCAACCATTTTGAGAATCGAACCGAATTCTGCAATcgatagaaaaatatatttcaatctTGGAGAGAATGTTTACCTAAATTGCGTCGTGAATGGAATACCAACACCTAATATAACATGGACACGAAGTGATACGttactaaataaaacaataataaatggaaaaatacttttaccaaatattaaaaaaagcGACAGCGGTACTTATATTTGTGATGCTGTTAATATGGTAAAGGGTCGCATTACTATGGATAGACAACATGTATGCGTAATAGTAAATTAA
- the LOC140040367 gene encoding glucose-6-phosphate exchanger SLC37A2-like has product MASRNIPLGIWCLQKCSTETRYRILVLSLTFMAYTSYHLSRKPISVVKEVLHQNCTLLSEDEWKPILTPEEANETCWCCYKPFDQANAKGLLGGLDTSFLFAYAIGMFFSGHVAERMNLRYFLTGGMLLSGLFTALFGLGYFWNIHSYAYFVIIQIFGGLMQSSGWPSVVTCIGNWFPKGRRGIIMGIWNSHTSIGNILGSLIAAIWVDDDWGWSFIVPGIIIAGMGLIIFLFLVVYPEDVGCAPVNKKKDTHSQEEAISLRGALLIPGVVEFSLCLFFAKLVSYTFLYWLPLYISQVDPDLSNKKSADLSTLFDAGGIFGGILAGLIVDMTSASGLTVFVMLVFAAPMMFLYHLFGNSSSFLRIALLIVTGFFVNGPYALITTAVSADLGTHESLKGNAKALSTVTAIIDGTGSIGAAIGPLLAGLLGNSWSHVFTMLIVADVLAALLILRQVFNDIIKLRLRYRAEYRSLNSDTENGSKPLLQNSADE; this is encoded by the exons ATGGCTTCTAGGAATATACCGCTTGGTATTTGGTGTTTACAAAAATGTAGTACTGAGACAAG ATATCGAATACTGGTtttatcattaacatttatGGCATACACTAGCTACCATTTATCACGGAAGCCAATTAGTGTTGTTAAG GAAGTCCTTCATCAGAATTGTACCTTGTTGTCAGAGGATGAATGGAAACCAATCCTGACACCAGAGGAGGCAAATGAAACATGCTGGTGTTGCTATAAACCATTTG ATCAAGCAAATGCAAAGGGGCTCCTGGGTGGATTGGATACGTCATTTTTATTTGCCTACGCCATTGGCATGTTCTTTAGCGGTCATGTTGCTGAACGCATGAACCTTCGGTATTTTCTAACAGGCGGAATGTTGCTCAGTGGATTGTTTACAGCACTTTTTGGATTAGGATATTTTTGGAATATTCACAGCTATGCATACTTTGTTATTATTCAG ATATTTGGAGGTCTTATGCAATCTAGTGGTTGGCCTTCCGTTGTCACGTGTATAGGAAATTGGTTTCCAAAAGGAAG acgTGGCATCATCATGGGAATATGGAACTCGCACACCAGTATTGGCAACATTCTTGGATCTCTAATCGCTGCCATCTGGGTAGATGATGACTGGGGTTGGTCTTTTATTGTGCCAGGAATTATTATTGCTGGAATGGGACTTATCATATTTCTCTTTTTAGTTGTTT ATCCAGAAGATGTTGGTTGTGCACCAGTAAATAAAAAA AAGGATACTCATTCTCAAGAAGAAGCAATATCATTACGTGGGGCTCTTTTAATACCA gGAGTAGTGGAATTTtcattgtgtttattttttgcAAAACTTGTTAGTTATACATTTCTATATTGGTTACCTCTGTACATCAGTCAAGTTGATC CTGATTTATCTAATAAAAAGAGTGCAGACCTGTCGACGTTGTTTGATGCTGGTGGTATATTTGGTGGAATTTTAGCAGGACTTATTGTAGATATGACATCAGCTAGTGGGCTAACAGTATTTGTAATGTTGGTGTTTGCTGCTCCTATG ATGTTTTTATACCACCTGTTTGGCAACTCCAGTTCATTTCTTAGAATAG CATTATTAATAGTAACAGGATTTTTTGTGAATGGTCCTTATGCATTGATAACGACTGCAGTATCAGCTGATCTT GGTACACATGAATCACTTAAAGGCAATgctaaagctctttctacagtCACAGCAATAATAGATGGTACTGGGTCAATAGGTGCTGCCATAGGCCCTCTCTTAGCTGGACTTTTAGGCAACAGTTGGAGCCATGTTTTTACTATGTTGATAGTTGCAGATGTTCTTGCAGCATTG TTGATTTTACGTCAAGtttttaatgatattattaaactaCGTCTGAGGTACAGAGCAGAGTACAGGAGTTTGAATAGTGATACTGAAAATGGATCAAA aCCACTTCTTCAAAATTCTGCTGATGAATGA
- the LOC140040363 gene encoding limbic system-associated membrane protein-like isoform X1: MKVYNVIVLIQLVAVLFPHSSCFAGEMSIIIGSKFYSLSDDNPCATQLPPNMRYQGDNMIQLCKRNEATKGTESSSVPDINNDGRPVIWGTISLEASLGENALLKCNVKNLTNNSKVMWFHKERVRVLYITNKRYDVNNHTRILVDEQKGTYNLQILNVTPGDAGTYVCQIQPKFENKFLDIQPKLNVLVPSTILRIEPNSAIDRKIYFNLGENVYLNCVVNGIPTPNITWTRSDTLLNKTIINGKILLPNIKKSDSGTYICDAVNMVKGRITMDRQHVCVIVN; encoded by the exons ATGAAG GTTTACAATGTAATAGTTCTTATCCAGTTGGTGGCTGTATTATTTCCACATTCATCTT GTTTTGCTGGAGAAATGAGTATCATAATTGGTTCTAAATTCTATTCCCTTTCGGATGATAATCCTTGTGCAACACAGTTACCTCCAAATATGAGATACCAAGGCGATAACATGATCCAGTTGTGCAAACGAAATGAAGCTACTAAAGGCACAGAGTCTTCATCAGTTCCCGATATAAATAACG atggcCGTCCAGTTATTTGGGGAACTATCTCACTGGAAGCCAGCTTGGGTGAAAATGCTCTTCTGAAATGCAATGTTAAAAATCTTACAAATAATTCCAAAGTAATGTGGTttcacaaagaaaggg TACGAGTACTTTACATTACTAATAAAAGATATGACGTAAACAACCATACTCGGATTTTAGTTGATGAGCAAAAAGGAACTTATAACTTACAAATCCTCAACGTAACACCAGGTGACGCAGGAACTTACGTTTGCCAAATCCAACctaaatttgaaaataagttTCTTGATATTCAACCAAAGCTAAACGTTTTAG TTCCGTCAACCATTTTGAGAATCGAACCGAATTCTGCAATcgatagaaaaatatatttcaatctTGGAGAGAATGTTTACCTAAATTGCGTCGTGAATGGAATACCAACACCTAATATAACATGGACACGAAGTGATACGttactaaataaaacaataataaatggaaaaatacttttaccaaatattaaaaaaagcGACAGCGGTACTTATATTTGTGATGCTGTTAATATGGTAAAGGGTCGCATTACTATGGATAGACAACATGTATGCGTAATAGTAAATTAA